In Nitrospirota bacterium, a genomic segment contains:
- the ruvA gene encoding Holliday junction branch migration protein RuvA: MIGTLRGRLTLKRPECIVVETGGVGYEVSVPLSVLSELPEEGREVFLFIYTNVKDDAIDLYGFLDENGKRVFKSLLGISGVGPRLALNILSGSTVEDFLRAVETEDVGLLTRIPGVGKKTAQRIILELREKLPKTGEKKERVYEDTLSALVNLGYKRAHAQEALERAYQKGIREIENLLKESLKYLNR; the protein is encoded by the coding sequence ATGATAGGGACTTTGAGAGGCAGGCTCACTCTAAAACGGCCTGAGTGCATAGTGGTTGAGACAGGCGGAGTTGGCTATGAGGTGAGTGTCCCCCTGAGTGTGCTTTCAGAGCTGCCGGAGGAGGGCAGGGAGGTCTTTCTCTTTATTTATACAAATGTGAAGGATGATGCCATAGACCTCTACGGTTTTCTGGATGAGAACGGCAAGAGGGTTTTTAAATCCCTGCTCGGCATTTCAGGGGTGGGACCAAGGCTTGCACTGAATATCCTGTCCGGCTCAACGGTCGAGGATTTTTTAAGGGCAGTAGAGACAGAGGATGTTGGGTTATTGACAAGGATTCCCGGTGTGGGGAAGAAGACAGCACAGAGGATTATACTCGAGCTCAGGGAAAAGCTTCCGAAGACAGGAGAGAAAAAAGAGAGGGTTTACGAGGATACCCTTTCAGCGCTGGTTAACCTCGGATATAAAAGAGCCCATGCCCAGGAGGCCCTGGAGCGGGCCTATCAGAAGGGAATCAGGGAGATTGAGAATCTCCTTAAAGAGTCGTTAAAATATTTGAACAGGTGA
- a CDS encoding carbon monoxide dehydrogenase, which produces MSFLIALAGKGGTGKTSIAGLTVRYLVEKRRGPVLAVDADSNACLNEALGVKVHASVGQLRESSLETIRSGSERPGGMSMDELFEYQINQALIEAKGFDLLVMGRPEGPGCYCAANNIIRKYTDILAERYPYVVIDNEAGMEHLSRRTTHKVDLLLIVSDPTVKGIQTAGRIRDLVDELKLDIERSVLIINRVSGEEGETLTKLADGLGLHCAGLVPQDGKIFEYDLQGRPLIELPDNSPALRSVFTILDGLNIP; this is translated from the coding sequence ATGTCGTTTTTGATTGCTCTTGCAGGTAAAGGCGGTACAGGAAAGACGAGTATAGCTGGGCTGACAGTGAGGTATCTTGTTGAGAAGAGGCGGGGGCCTGTACTTGCAGTTGATGCTGACAGTAACGCATGCCTGAATGAAGCGCTTGGCGTAAAGGTTCATGCCTCTGTGGGACAACTGAGGGAGTCCTCACTTGAGACCATACGTTCCGGCAGTGAAAGGCCGGGGGGCATGAGTATGGACGAGCTCTTTGAATATCAGATTAATCAGGCCCTGATAGAGGCAAAGGGTTTTGATCTGCTGGTGATGGGCAGGCCCGAAGGGCCGGGCTGTTACTGCGCGGCCAATAATATTATCAGAAAATATACGGACATACTTGCAGAGCGCTATCCCTATGTGGTGATTGACAATGAGGCGGGTATGGAGCATCTCAGCAGGAGGACCACACACAAGGTGGATCTTTTGCTGATAGTGAGTGACCCGACTGTAAAGGGAATACAGACGGCCGGGAGGATCAGGGATCTTGTGGATGAGCTGAAACTTGATATCGAAAGGAGTGTCCTGATTATAAACAGGGTCTCCGGTGAGGAGGGTGAGACCCTCACGAAACTTGCCGATGGGCTGGGCCTTCATTGTGCAGGGCTTGTTCCCCAGGATGGAAAAATATTTGAATATGACCTTCAGGGGAGACCTCTGATTGAGCTGCCTGATAACTCCCCTGCGCTCCGCTCTGTTTTCACCATACTTGACGGTCTCAATATCCCCTAA
- a CDS encoding dihydropteroate synthase, with amino-acid sequence MLIIGEKLSIIAKRVREAMMKRDKGPIQEIALAQKNSGAGMIDANIGPAEDGGEELMEWMVTTIQEAVSLPVCLDTTNYAAIEAGLKVHNNDYGRPMINSTSNDPERFPMLELAAKYDSLIIGLTVGKGGLPADEEERSAIAAEIMARAMEYGLSLENLYLDPLVLQIATTQEQAVKVIRTIKMFQELNDPPIKTVVGLSNISNGCPKNVRHILNKYYLALLIYEGLTAAIADPAEVIETVKTIDVIMNRTLYAHSYLEM; translated from the coding sequence ATGCTTATTATTGGAGAGAAACTTAGTATAATTGCAAAACGCGTTAGAGAAGCCATGATGAAGCGGGACAAGGGACCCATTCAGGAGATTGCCCTTGCGCAGAAGAACTCCGGTGCAGGGATGATTGATGCCAATATCGGCCCTGCAGAGGATGGTGGTGAAGAGCTTATGGAATGGATGGTTACCACCATTCAGGAGGCTGTATCACTTCCTGTATGTCTTGATACCACGAATTATGCAGCGATTGAGGCCGGCCTCAAGGTTCACAACAACGACTACGGCAGACCCATGATTAACTCTACTTCCAATGACCCTGAGCGTTTTCCGATGCTTGAACTTGCAGCCAAATACGATAGTCTGATTATAGGATTGACTGTAGGCAAGGGCGGGCTGCCTGCGGACGAGGAAGAGAGGTCTGCTATTGCAGCAGAGATTATGGCAAGGGCAATGGAGTATGGCCTGTCCCTTGAAAACCTTTATCTGGACCCTCTTGTCCTTCAGATTGCCACCACACAGGAGCAGGCGGTAAAGGTGATCAGGACTATAAAGATGTTTCAGGAACTGAATGATCCCCCCATAAAGACTGTTGTCGGCCTGAGCAATATATCCAATGGTTGTCCCAAAAACGTCAGGCATATCCTCAATAAATACTATCTCGCACTTCTTATTTATGAGGGGCTTACTGCAGCTATTGCAGACCCTGCGGAGGTTATCGAGACCGTCAAGACAATAGACGTTATTATGAACAGGACACTGTATGCCCACTCTTATCTGGAGATGTAA
- a CDS encoding ChaN family lipoprotein, whose protein sequence is MMTYVRFVTALFFIAIITSCNNIAASELPLYELKVRVLPESSSVEGRAKVILPDKRKAYLRTDGLNIKSFRINGREYEFGEEALKALEAGEGERVVEIEYSALFKPKAEEESAVNPGVSGSNVVDTTGIMLLQQWYPEFKGDFIYRLTVEVPKDFDAISESEAATVSVDNDIKTINFDFPHPLATITLVAGEYRVQEEQFEGVLIRTYLFSEDEGLAATYIENTKRYLKLYKSMLGAFPYKNFSIVENRYQTGYSFPTYTLLGSKVIRLPFIVRTSLGHEILHQWFGNYVYVDYKSGNWSEGFTTYLSDQWYKELKGEGAEYRKRIMLDYMNYVSADNEIALKDFISREGFSTRTIGYGKSAMVFHMLRKRLGDDAFFRGLREFIESSKYREATWDDIRDSLASSSGLQLKEFFRQWIDKKGVPSLDVKDGLVVFRDGKYLLRLNIVQDNDPFVFDLPARVVTAAGEEEFIIRVDKADLQYERAFSARPLRIFLDENYDTMRRLAESEVPPVISAFTGRKGSVVIVPEDEKDVYRDAAAFFKEQGYTVRGEKEVRDKEIEENSILIMSVKNRIYRRLFADRPLTEGGFVVKVYKNPLNSERVAVVFNAKDRQEADRAFGKIFRYGNYSLLVFENGRNILKKTADSDKGISVDLTLRLDAVETADTIGLDAVIRKIKDSRVVFVGEMHTAYEHHVVQYEIIRRLYSDSGKLVVGMEMFQRPFQKYLDQYIQGDINEAEFLRKTEYFKRWVFDYNLYRDILQYARANRIPVIALNIRKEILKKVSKDGIDSLTEDEYAEIPQDMDMTNQQYREYLRNVFSQHDNKSNFENFVQSQILWDETMAHSIADTLKKYPDTQMVVLAGNGHVQHSWGIPDRVKRLTNERPTVILNYGGEGFDRGIADFVLFPKRIEPPESARLMVFLKDQKKGVVIEKVMKGGVADKAGLKEGDIIIAIDDKIVGDIPDVKIALLDRRPGDKVKIKVKRKRFLFGMKEMVFDVVF, encoded by the coding sequence ATGATGACATATGTGCGATTTGTTACGGCGTTATTCTTTATTGCCATAATTACGTCCTGCAATAACATTGCTGCCTCTGAGCTCCCCCTGTATGAGCTTAAGGTCAGGGTTTTGCCGGAGAGCAGCTCTGTTGAGGGGAGGGCGAAGGTTATTTTGCCGGATAAACGGAAGGCATACCTCCGGACGGATGGACTCAACATAAAGTCATTCAGAATAAACGGCAGGGAATATGAGTTTGGAGAAGAGGCACTTAAGGCCCTTGAGGCAGGAGAAGGGGAGAGGGTTGTCGAGATTGAATACAGTGCTTTATTTAAACCCAAGGCAGAGGAGGAGTCCGCCGTCAATCCCGGTGTTTCGGGCAGCAATGTAGTGGATACCACGGGTATAATGCTGCTACAACAGTGGTACCCTGAATTTAAGGGAGACTTTATTTACAGGCTGACCGTGGAGGTCCCAAAGGATTTTGATGCCATATCAGAATCCGAGGCTGCCACTGTTTCTGTTGACAATGATATAAAGACCATCAACTTTGATTTCCCCCATCCACTTGCCACGATAACCCTTGTTGCCGGAGAATACCGGGTACAGGAGGAGCAGTTTGAGGGGGTTTTGATAAGGACATATCTGTTTTCAGAGGATGAGGGGCTTGCAGCCACCTATATTGAAAACACAAAGAGATATTTAAAGCTCTATAAATCCATGCTTGGGGCTTTTCCCTATAAAAATTTCTCCATTGTAGAGAACAGGTATCAGACAGGCTACTCCTTTCCCACATATACACTGCTTGGCTCAAAGGTTATAAGGCTGCCCTTTATCGTCAGGACCTCTCTTGGTCATGAGATACTCCACCAGTGGTTCGGCAATTATGTATATGTTGATTACAAATCAGGCAACTGGTCGGAGGGGTTTACAACATATCTGTCCGACCAATGGTATAAGGAGCTCAAGGGTGAAGGGGCGGAGTACAGGAAGAGGATCATGCTTGATTACATGAATTACGTGTCTGCTGATAATGAGATTGCCCTGAAGGACTTTATCAGCCGTGAGGGTTTTTCAACGAGGACTATAGGCTATGGCAAGTCGGCAATGGTCTTTCATATGCTGAGAAAGAGACTCGGAGACGATGCCTTTTTCAGGGGACTCAGGGAGTTTATTGAATCCAGTAAATACAGGGAAGCCACATGGGATGATATCAGGGATTCCCTTGCATCCTCAAGCGGGCTTCAATTAAAGGAGTTTTTTAGACAGTGGATTGACAAAAAAGGTGTGCCCTCACTTGATGTAAAGGATGGACTGGTTGTCTTCAGAGACGGCAAATACCTGTTGAGGCTCAACATTGTTCAGGATAATGACCCCTTTGTCTTTGACCTTCCTGCAAGGGTTGTAACAGCAGCAGGGGAGGAGGAGTTTATTATCAGAGTCGATAAGGCAGACCTGCAATATGAGAGGGCCTTTTCAGCAAGGCCCCTCAGGATATTCCTGGATGAGAATTATGACACCATGAGAAGACTTGCAGAGAGCGAAGTGCCGCCGGTGATATCTGCCTTTACCGGGAGAAAGGGCAGTGTTGTTATTGTGCCTGAGGATGAAAAAGATGTTTATAGGGATGCGGCCGCTTTTTTTAAAGAGCAGGGCTATACTGTAAGGGGAGAGAAAGAGGTTAGAGATAAGGAGATAGAGGAAAATTCCATCCTGATAATGTCGGTCAAAAACAGGATTTACAGGCGTCTTTTTGCAGACAGACCCCTCACTGAGGGAGGATTTGTTGTAAAGGTTTATAAAAACCCACTGAATTCAGAGAGGGTTGCCGTGGTCTTTAATGCAAAAGACCGGCAGGAGGCAGACAGGGCATTTGGAAAGATATTCAGATACGGAAATTATTCCCTCCTTGTCTTTGAAAATGGCAGGAACATTCTGAAAAAGACCGCTGACTCCGATAAAGGGATTTCTGTGGACCTGACACTCCGGCTTGATGCTGTAGAGACTGCGGATACCATTGGGCTTGATGCTGTGATACGGAAGATTAAGGACAGCAGGGTGGTCTTTGTAGGGGAGATGCATACTGCATACGAGCACCACGTAGTACAGTATGAAATTATCAGGAGGCTGTACAGTGACAGCGGGAAACTGGTTGTCGGCATGGAGATGTTCCAGCGGCCCTTTCAAAAGTATCTTGACCAGTACATCCAGGGTGATATAAACGAGGCAGAGTTCCTCAGGAAGACGGAGTATTTTAAAAGATGGGTTTTTGATTACAACCTGTACAGGGATATCCTCCAGTACGCACGTGCAAACCGCATTCCGGTAATAGCGCTGAATATCAGGAAGGAGATTCTCAAGAAGGTCTCAAAGGATGGAATTGACTCGCTTACAGAGGATGAGTACGCCGAAATACCCCAGGATATGGATATGACGAATCAGCAGTACAGGGAATACCTCAGGAATGTTTTCTCCCAGCATGACAATAAAAGTAATTTTGAGAATTTCGTTCAGTCGCAGATCCTGTGGGATGAGACAATGGCTCACAGTATTGCAGATACACTGAAGAAATATCCTGATACACAGATGGTGGTTCTTGCCGGAAACGGGCATGTCCAGCATTCATGGGGAATACCGGACAGGGTAAAACGGCTGACCAATGAGCGCCCCACGGTTATTCTTAATTACGGGGGTGAGGGTTTTGACCGCGGAATTGCAGATTTTGTCCTCTTTCCAAAGCGGATTGAGCCCCCGGAGAGTGCACGGCTGATGGTCTTTCTCAAGGATCAGAAGAAAGGGGTTGTTATCGAGAAGGTCATGAAGGGTGGAGTTGCCGACAAGGCAGGGCTTAAAGAGGGTGATATAATCATTGCAATTGATGATAAGATTGTCGGGGATATCCCTGACGTAAAGATTGCGCTTCTTGACAGGAGGCCCGGAGATAAAGTAAAGATAAAGGTGAAGCGGAAGCGGTTTCTTTTTGGTATGAAGGAGATGGTTTTTGATGTGGTGTTTTAA
- the ruvB gene encoding Holliday junction branch migration DNA helicase RuvB — protein MKETDESGVEPEVSQDDLLLDVTLRPRSFEEFIGQERLKDNLHVYIQAARHRGEALDHVLFYGPPGLGKTTLAHIISNELGVSLKTTSGPVLERQGDLAAILTNLSDQDILFIDEIHRMPRIVEEVLYPAMEDFHLDIIIGQGPNARSLKVNLPHFTLVGATTRTGLLTFPLRDRFGVIVRLEYYRPEELIRVVKRSSTILDVHITEDAAFEVARRSRGTPRIANRLLRRVRDFAQVKGDGTIGIEIARYALEAMDVDDRGLDDMDRKLLLTIIEKYAGGPVGVDTLAASVREDKETIEDVYEPFLLQEGFIERTPRGRLATRGAYEHLKINVPNRLF, from the coding sequence CTGAAAGAGACGGATGAAAGTGGGGTTGAGCCAGAGGTATCTCAGGATGATCTGCTCCTGGATGTAACCCTGAGGCCCAGGAGTTTTGAAGAGTTTATAGGGCAGGAGCGGTTAAAGGATAACCTCCATGTTTATATTCAGGCGGCAAGACACCGTGGAGAGGCACTTGACCATGTTCTCTTCTACGGCCCGCCAGGGCTTGGAAAGACCACGCTTGCACATATTATCTCCAATGAGCTTGGCGTAAGCCTGAAGACCACATCAGGTCCGGTGCTCGAGAGGCAGGGAGACCTTGCCGCAATACTTACAAACCTCTCGGATCAGGATATCCTCTTTATTGACGAGATACACCGGATGCCCAGGATCGTCGAAGAGGTCCTGTATCCTGCCATGGAGGATTTTCACCTTGATATTATTATTGGACAGGGCCCAAATGCCCGTTCACTCAAGGTAAACCTGCCGCACTTCACACTCGTTGGTGCCACCACCCGCACAGGGCTGCTGACATTTCCCCTCAGGGACCGTTTTGGTGTGATTGTGAGGCTCGAATACTACAGGCCTGAAGAGCTTATAAGGGTGGTCAAACGTTCCTCAACCATCCTTGATGTCCATATAACCGAAGATGCCGCCTTTGAGGTTGCCCGCCGTTCAAGAGGTACACCGAGGATTGCAAACAGGCTCCTGAGGAGGGTGAGGGATTTTGCCCAGGTGAAGGGTGACGGTACGATCGGGATAGAGATAGCCCGGTACGCCCTTGAGGCCATGGATGTGGATGACAGGGGGCTTGACGATATGGACAGGAAGCTCCTGCTTACAATTATTGAAAAATATGCCGGCGGCCCCGTAGGTGTGGACACCCTTGCAGCCTCTGTGAGGGAGGATAAGGAGACGATTGAGGATGTTTATGAACCCTTTCTCCTTCAGGAGGGGTTTATAGAACGGACACCAAGGGGCAGGCTTGCCACACGCGGCGCTTATGAACACCTGAAGATAAATGTTCCCAACCGGCTGTTCTGA
- the acsC gene encoding acetyl-CoA decarbonylase/synthase complex subunit gamma, which translates to MALTGVQIFKLLPKTNCKKCGFPTCLAFAMKLAQRQVSLDACPDVSDEAKATLGEASAPPVRPVTLGAGERAVKMGEETVLFRHEKKFVNPPALALEIKDTDSDDVVEAKIQDVLGSEINRVGQLLRIDAVYLSNDSGDAGRLGTLAEKVAQKAPDVAVIVGTENTDAAAAAIKPFNGKNAVLYGATEANAEKMAEIARSAKAALGVKADGLEALSSLTEKIKSLGVEDMLIDPGAGSAKEMLEYNTFIRRAAIKKNFKPLGYPVINFAQRSDALFESLIAGLGIAKYASTIVISSAEKWKNLALFTLRQNVYTDPQVPMQVEQKIYKIGEATPDSPLLITTNFSLTYFIVSGEVENSKVPAHLAIMDCEGLSVLTAWAAGKFTGSKIANFIKESGIENEVNHRELIIPGYVAILSGAIEDKLEGWKVTVGPREANALPTFLRSAAA; encoded by the coding sequence ATGGCATTAACCGGGGTTCAGATATTTAAATTACTACCAAAGACAAATTGCAAGAAGTGCGGTTTTCCCACATGCCTTGCCTTTGCAATGAAGCTTGCCCAGAGACAAGTCTCTCTGGATGCCTGTCCTGATGTCTCTGATGAGGCAAAGGCAACACTTGGTGAGGCCTCGGCTCCACCTGTAAGGCCGGTAACACTTGGCGCTGGTGAGAGGGCTGTAAAGATGGGAGAGGAGACTGTGCTTTTCAGGCACGAAAAGAAGTTTGTCAATCCTCCGGCCCTTGCACTTGAGATTAAGGACACGGACAGCGATGATGTGGTTGAGGCAAAGATCCAGGATGTCCTTGGCTCCGAGATCAACAGGGTAGGGCAGCTTCTGAGGATAGATGCCGTATATTTGAGTAATGACTCCGGAGATGCAGGAAGGCTCGGGACCCTGGCGGAAAAGGTTGCTCAAAAGGCCCCGGATGTAGCAGTAATTGTTGGTACGGAAAATACAGATGCTGCTGCCGCCGCCATAAAACCCTTTAATGGAAAGAATGCGGTTCTCTATGGGGCTACAGAGGCAAATGCCGAAAAAATGGCAGAGATTGCCAGGTCTGCCAAGGCTGCATTGGGTGTGAAGGCAGACGGCCTTGAAGCCCTTTCATCTCTTACGGAGAAGATAAAGTCCTTAGGGGTTGAGGATATGTTAATAGACCCCGGAGCAGGCTCTGCAAAAGAGATGCTTGAGTACAACACTTTTATCAGGAGGGCGGCTATAAAAAAGAACTTCAAGCCCCTTGGATATCCTGTAATAAACTTTGCACAGCGCAGCGACGCACTCTTTGAATCCCTAATTGCAGGGCTTGGTATTGCAAAGTATGCATCCACAATAGTTATCAGTTCTGCGGAGAAATGGAAGAATCTCGCACTCTTTACTCTGAGGCAGAATGTTTACACAGACCCGCAGGTGCCTATGCAGGTTGAGCAGAAGATATACAAGATCGGAGAAGCAACCCCTGACTCACCCCTTCTTATCACCACTAATTTCTCGCTTACCTACTTTATAGTATCGGGTGAGGTGGAGAATTCAAAGGTTCCTGCACATCTTGCCATTATGGATTGTGAGGGCCTGTCAGTGCTTACTGCCTGGGCAGCCGGTAAATTCACAGGTTCAAAAATAGCAAATTTCATAAAGGAGAGCGGGATCGAGAACGAGGTTAATCACCGGGAATTAATAATTCCGGGTTATGTGGCGATCCTCAGCGGTGCTATTGAGGACAAGCTTGAGGGCTGGAAGGTCACGGTCGGACCAAGGGAGGCGAATGCCCTTCCCACTTTTCTTCGCTCTGCTGCAGCGTAA
- a CDS encoding acetyl-CoA decarbonylase/synthase complex subunit delta, whose protein sequence is MAFVPPKESFAGRVFPVTIGTGVQQTFGGENTLPFHSFEGEIPNRPLIAYEIQDVSPEDWPETVRKVFDGVSGDPVTWAKYCEEDLKAKAIVIRLVGTHPDSKNLTAEDAARTVSDVLGAIKVPLIVLGSNHVEKDSEVLVKAAEAAKGHNCIIGKAQEANYKTIAAAAMANGHKLIAMSELDINLSKQLNILLTQMGFDKEKLITDPMCSALGYGLEYTYSVMERIRLAALAQNDAVMQPPMLADVGMYVWKIKETQAPEDVLPEWGSLEERGIAWEAMTASSLLMAGSELLIMRHPKAVEAVEQLMDELM, encoded by the coding sequence ATGGCATTTGTACCACCAAAGGAAAGCTTTGCAGGCAGGGTCTTTCCTGTGACAATAGGAACCGGGGTTCAACAGACCTTTGGAGGTGAGAATACCCTACCCTTTCACTCCTTTGAAGGAGAGATTCCGAACAGGCCCCTGATTGCATATGAGATACAGGATGTTTCTCCTGAAGACTGGCCCGAGACTGTAAGGAAGGTTTTTGACGGTGTAAGCGGGGATCCTGTAACCTGGGCAAAATACTGCGAGGAGGACCTGAAGGCAAAGGCCATTGTCATTAGGCTTGTTGGGACACATCCCGACAGCAAGAATCTGACAGCAGAGGATGCCGCCAGGACCGTGAGTGACGTCCTTGGGGCAATAAAGGTTCCCCTTATTGTCCTCGGCAGCAATCATGTGGAGAAGGACTCGGAGGTTCTGGTGAAGGCGGCTGAGGCGGCAAAAGGGCATAACTGTATAATCGGCAAGGCCCAGGAGGCAAACTACAAGACCATTGCAGCAGCGGCAATGGCAAACGGGCATAAACTTATTGCCATGAGTGAACTGGACATTAACCTGTCAAAACAGCTCAACATCCTGCTTACGCAGATGGGCTTTGACAAGGAAAAGCTTATTACAGACCCGATGTGTTCCGCACTTGGTTACGGGCTTGAGTATACATATTCAGTTATGGAGCGGATAAGGCTTGCCGCATTGGCGCAGAATGATGCGGTCATGCAGCCGCCGATGCTTGCAGATGTGGGGATGTATGTATGGAAGATAAAGGAGACACAGGCCCCGGAGGACGTGCTTCCCGAGTGGGGCAGTCTTGAGGAGAGGGGCATTGCCTGGGAGGCCATGACAGCTTCATCACTTCTGATGGCAGGCTCGGAGTTGTTGATAATGCGTCATCCGAAGGCAGTAGAGGCAGTGGAGCAGCTTATGGATGAACTTATGTAA